A genomic window from Populus alba chromosome 19, ASM523922v2, whole genome shotgun sequence includes:
- the LOC118058318 gene encoding uncharacterized protein: MSLEKHTMTTSLLNKPFFSFFLHILFFLLHIFNSSSLFALAEHTSSPTSLFGNNNTEAEALLQWKASLDNQSQSLLSSWVGINPCINWIGITCDNSGSVTNLTLESFGLRGTLYGLNFSSFPNLFCLDLANNSLSGTIPHEIGKLRNLSFLALSINQLFGPIPSSIGNLTGLSILYLWGNKLSGFIPQEIGLLKSLNKLDLSINVLTGEISYSIGKLKNLSFLGLSRNQLSGPIPSFIGNLTSLSELYLQDNKLSSSIPQEIVLLESLNQLDLGSNVLIGKIPYSIGKLRNLSFLALARNQLSGPIPSSIGNLTSLSKLYLWDNKLSGSLPQEIGLLESLNELDLGSNVLIGKIPYSIGKLRNLSFLALARNQLSGPIPSSIGNLTSLSKLYLWDNKLSGSLPQEIGLLESLNELDLSSNVLTGRIPFSIGKLRNLTFLDLSENQLSGCVPSEIGQLKSLVNLTLHENRFHGPLPSEMNNLTHLKLLSLGANEFSGQLPLDLCHGGVLEKFTVDHNYFSGSIPKSLKNCSGLYRVRLDWNQLTGNISEVFGVYPHLDFIDLSYNNFYGELSSKWGDCRNMTSLKISNNNVSGEIPPELGKATQLRLIDVSSNQLKGTIPKDLWGLKLLYKLLLNNNHLSGAIPLDIKMLSNLQFLNLASNNLSGLIPKQLGECSNLLLLNLSGNKFRESIPGEIGFLLSLRDLDLSCNFLTREIPRQLGQLQRLETLNVSHNMLSGRIPSTFKDMLSLTTVDISSNKLQGPLPDIKAFHNASFEALRDNMGLCGNASGLKPCNLPRSSKTVKRKSNKLVVLIVLPLLGSLLLVFVVIGALSILRKRARKRNAQPENEQDQNIFTILGHDGKKLYENIVEATEEFNSNYCIGEGGYGTVYKAVMPTEQVVAVKKLHRSQTEKLSDFKAFEKEVCVLANIRHRNIVKMNGFCSHAKYCFLVYEFIERGSLRKIITSEEQAIEFDWIRRLNVVKGVGEALSYLHHSCSPPIIHRDITSNNILLDLEYEAHVSDFGTARLLMPDSSNWTSFAGTFGYTAPELAYTMKVTEKCDVYSFGVVTMEVMIGRHPGDLISALLSPGSSSSSLMPPIAQHTPLKDVLDHRISLPEKAAAEGVVHMIKIALACLHPNPQSRPTMEKISFELTAKCPSLPKAFCTISLGDLFS; encoded by the exons ATGTCTCTTGAAAAACACACCATGACAACGTCCTTACTAAACAAAccattcttctccttctttctccaCATCCTGTTTTTtctccttcacatattcaattcttcttctttatttgctTTAGCTGAACACACTTCCTCCCCAACTTCACTATTTGGTAATAATAATACAGAAGCTGAGGCTCTTCTCCAATGGAAAGCCAGTCTTGACAACCAAAGCCAATCTCTCCTTTCCTCTTGGGTCGGCATCAACCCATGCATTAACTGGATTGGAATCACCTGTGACAATTCTGGAAGCGTCACCAACTTGACACTTGAAAGTTTTGGTTTGAGAGGTACGCTTTATGGTTTGAACTTCTCATCCTTCCCCAATCTTTTTTGTCTTGACCTTGCGAACAATTCTCTTTCTGGAACTATCCCACatgaaattggaaaattaagaaatttatcttTCCTTGCTCTTTCTATCAACCAACTCTTTGGTcccatcccttcttctattggaaaCTTGACAGGCCTATCCATACTCTATCTTTGGggtaacaaactctctggtttCATTCCTCAAGAAATTGGATTGCTAAAGTCTCTTAATAAACTTGACTTATCAATTAATGTTTTAACTGGTGAAATTTCTTATTccattggaaaattaaaaaatttatctttcctTGGTCTTTCTAGGAACCAACTCTCTGGTCCCATCCCTTCTTTTATTGGAAACTTGACAAGCCTATCTGAGCTTTATCTTCAGGATAACAAACTCTCTAGTTCTATTCCTCAGGAAATTGTGTTGTTAGAGTCTCTCAATCAACTTGACTTGGGAAGTAATGTTTTAATCGGTAAAATCCCTTATTCCattggaaaattaagaaatttatcttTCCTTGCTCTTGCTAGGAACCAACTCTCTGGTcccatcccttcttctattggaaaCTTGACAAGCCTATCTAAGCTCTATCTTTGGGATAACAAGCTCTCTGGTTCCCTTCCTCAGGAAATTGGATTGCTAGAGTCTCTCAATGAACTTGACTTGGGAAGTAATGTTTTAATCGGTAAAATCCCTTATTCCattggaaaattaagaaatttatcttTCCTTGCTCTTGCTAGGAACCAACTCTCTGGTcccatcccttcttctattggaaaCTTGACAAGCCTATCTAAGCTCTATCTTTGGGATAACAAGCTCTCTGGTTCCCTTCCTCAGGAAATTGGATTGCTAGAGTCTCTCAATGAACTTGACTTGTCAAGTAATGTTTTAACTGGTAGAATTCCTTTTTCTattggaaaattaagaaatttaactTTCCTTGATCTTTCCGAGAACCAACTCTCTGGATGTGTTCCTTCAGAAATAGGACAACTTAAATCACTTGTGAACTTGACATTACATGAGAACAGATTTCACGGCCCTTTGCCCTCAGAGATGAACAATCTCACCCATTTGAAGTTATTGTCTTTGGGTGCCAACGAATTCTCGGGTCAATTGCCACTAGATTTATGCCATGGAGGAGTATTGGAAAAATTCACTGTTGACCACAACTATTTCTCAGGTTCAATCCCGAAAAGCTTGAAAAACTGTAGTGGTTTATACCGAGTAAGACTTGATTGGAATCAATTAACAGGAAATATTTCTGAGGTTTTTGGTGTCTATCCACAtttggattttattgatttgagttACAACAATTTTTATGGTGAGCTTTCTTCAAAATGGGGAGATTGTCGTAACATGACAAGcctaaaaatctcaaacaataaTGTTTCTGGTGAGATACCACCAGAGCTTGGGAAGGCTACTCAATTACGCTTGATAGATGTGTCATCAAATCAGTTGAAAGGAACCATCCCAAAAGATTTATGGGGTTTGAAGTTGTTGTACAAGCTTCTCCTTAACAACAACCATCTTTCAGGTGCCATTCCCTTAGATATTAAGATGCTTTCCAATCTTCAATTCCTTAATTTAGCATCTAATAATCTGAGTGGATTGATTCCAAAACAACTTGGGGAATGCTCGAATTTATTGTTGCTGAACCTCAGCGGTAATAAATTTAGAGAAAGCATTCCAGGCGAGATAGGCTTTCTACTTTCTCTTCGAGATCTTGATCTTAGCTGCAATTTCCTGACTCGAGAGATACCGAGGCAACTTGGGCAACTGCAAAGGTTGGAAACTCTGAATGTCTCTCACAACATGCTTTCTGGACGGATTCCGAGCACTTTCAAAGACATGTTAAGCCTAACAACTGTGGATATATCATCCAATAAGCTACAAGGCCCCCTTCCCGATATCAAAGCCTTCCACAACGCTTCATTTGAGGCATTAAGGGATAATATGGGTTTATGTGGCAACGCCAGTGGTCTAAAGCCGTGCAATCTTCCAAGAAGCAGCAAAACTGTTAAGAGAAAGAGTAACAAACTTGTGGTTTTGATTGTACTCCCTCTTTTAGGAAGCTTGCTTTTAGTATTTGTTGTGATTGGAGCATTATCCATTCTCCGCAAAAGAGCTAGGAAGAGAAACGCTCAGCCAGAAAATGAACAAGATCAAAACATATTCACGATATTGGGCCATGATGGGAAGAAGTTGTATGAGAATATCGTTGAAGCTACAGAGGAATTCAACTCCAACTACTGCATTGGCGAAGGAGGATATGGAACTGTTTACAAAGCAGTGATGCCAACAGAACAAGTGGTTGCTGTGAAGAAACTTCACCGGTCACAAACAGAAAAGCTGTCCGATTTTAAAGCTTTTGAAAAGGAAGTTTGCGTGTTGGCAAATATTCGACATCGAAATATTGTGAAAATGAATGGATTTTGCTCACATGCAAAGtattgttttttggtttatgaGTTCATTGAAAGAGGAAGCTTGAGAAAGATTATAACCAGTGAGGAACAAGCAATTGAGTTCGATTGGATAAGAAGGCTAAACGTTGTGAAAGGGGTAGGTGAAGCTTTATCCTATCTACACCATTCTTGCTCTCCTCCGATCATTCATCGAGACATTACCAGCAATAATATCCTTCTGGATTTGGAATATGAAGCACACGTCTCCGACTTTGGCACAGCTAGATTGTTGATGCCTGACTCCTCCAATTGGACCTCATTTGCAGGTACTTTTGGATATACTGCTCCAG agcTAGCTTACACAATGAAGGTGACTGAAAAATGCGATGTCTATAGCTTCGGAGTGGTAACAATGGAGGTGATGATAGGAAGGCACCCAGGTGATCTCATTTCAGCACTCTTATCACCAGGATCTTCGTCATCATCGTTGATGCCACCGATTGCTCAACATACACCATTGAAGGATGTGTTAGACCACCGCATATCGCTTCCTGAAAAAGCAGCAGCAGAGGGGGTTGTCCACATGATAAAAATTGCACTTGCATGCTTGCATCCCAATCCCCAATCTCGGCCTACAatggaaaaaatttctttcGAGCTTACAGCTAAGTGCCCTTCACTGCCCAAGGCGTTTTGCACAATAAGTTTGGGAGATCTCTTCTCATAG